In a single window of the Euleptes europaea isolate rEulEur1 chromosome 4, rEulEur1.hap1, whole genome shotgun sequence genome:
- the ANXA1 gene encoding annexin A1, whose amino-acid sequence MAFVKEFLKQAYFIDNEESQCVKNAKGGSAVHAYPNFNPSDDCEALHKAITVKGVDEKTIIDIITKRTNAQRQKIKETCLQLNGKPLEESLKKALKDPLEGVVLALLKTPAQYDAEQLRASMKGLGTDEDTLIEILVTRTNKEIREIGRVYNEVYKRDLAKDIVSDTSGDFQKALLALLKADRDENPHVNDELADNDARALYEAGERRKGTSVDVFIDILTTRSYPCLRRVFQKYTNYSKHDMNKVLDLELKGDIENCLTAIVKAATSKPAFFAEKLHLAMKGSGCHTKTLNRIMVSRSEVDMNEIKHFYNKQYGKSLSQAILDETKGDYESILVALCRED is encoded by the exons ATGGCTTTTGTAAAAGAATTTCTGAAGCAGGCCTATTTCATTGACAACGAGGAATCACAATGTGTT AAAAATGCTAAAGGTGGTTCAGCAGTCCATGCCTACCCAAACTTCAATCCTTCAGATGATTGTGAGGCACTGCACAAAGCCATAACTGTTAAAG GAGTTGATGAAAAAACCATCATTGATATAATCACCAAAAGAACTAATGCCCAGCGCCAGAAGATCAAAGAGACCTGcctgcagctaaatggaaag CCTCTGGAAGAGAGTCTGAAAAAGGCACTTAAAGACCCCTTAGAAGGGGTTGTTCTGGCATTGCTGAAAACTCCAGCCCAGTATGATGCTGAGCAGctcagggcttccatgaag GGGCTTGGAACGGATGAAGACACTTTAATTGAGATTTTGGTAACAAGGACTAACAAAGAAATCAGAGAAATTGGCCGAGTATATAATGAAG TTTATAAGAGAGATCTTGCCAAAGACATTGTCTCagatacttcaggagactttcaGAAAGCTTTGCTTGCCCTTCTAAAG GCTGATCGTGATGAAAATCCTCATGTGAATGATGAGTTGGCAGATAATGATGCAAGG GCCTTGTATGAAGctggagagagaagaaaaggaacaAGTGTTGATGTTTTCATTGACATCCTCACTACAAGAAGTTACCCATGTCTCCGGAGAG TTTTTCAGAAATACACTAATTATAGCAAACATGACATGAACAAGGTTCTGGACCTAGAACTGAAAGGAGACATTGAGAACTGCCTGACAGCAATTG TGAAAGCTGCCACAAGCAAACCAGCTTTCTTTGCTGAAAAACTCCACCTTGCAATGAAG GGTTCTGGATGTCACACCAAAACTCTGAACAGGATCATGGTCTCACGGTCTGAGGTTGACATGAATGAGATCAAACACTTTTACAACAAGCAGTATGGGAAATCCCTAAGCCAGGCCATTTTG GATGAAACAAAAGGCGACTATGAATCCATTCTCGTGGCTCTGTGTCGTGAGGACTGA